The DNA sequence GACTGCGTATCCATGGCTGATCCTACCAATCCTTTAAGCCTTTTGAATTATCTGAAGGAAACCGGAAGGCTGTATAAATTTTTTATCAGAGAAGATTTTTTCATTCCGAGAAAAGAATACAACCGTTACTGCCAATGGGTTATTGAACAGCTTCCACAATGCCGTTTCTCTACTCAGGTAGTGGATATTACTTATGAAGAGGGTTTATATCATGTGACAACAATTCACACCAAAACAAAAGAAACAACTGTTTTTAAAACGGAAAGACTGATTTTAGGAACGGGGACCCAACCTCATATTCCTTCTTTTATTCCGAAAGATGACTCCAGAATTATTCATACGAGCTCTTATCTGTATCGAAAAGAGGAATTATTATCTCAAGGAAAGAAAATTGCGATTATCGGTTCCGGACAGAGTTCGGCAGAGGTATTTTATGACCTTCTTCAAAACAGAAATGAAGAAACACAGTTGGGATGGTATTCCCGCCCGGACAGATTTTTCCCTATGGAATATTCTAAACTGACACTGGAACTTACTTCTCCTGATTATGTAGAATATTTCTACAACAGAAGCGAGTCAGCAAGGAAAACCATTTTAAGCAAGCAGCAAGCTCAGTTTAAAGGAATCAATTACGATCTGATTAATGATATCTATGATTTTATTTATGATTTGAATATCGACAATGCTGATCCTAATCTTAAAATCATTCCTAACAGCCAGCTGAACAGCGTAGACAATAGTAATCCTGACTTTATCAATCTTGAATTCACACAGCTGGAACAGGAAGTTCCTTATAATCAGGAAGCTGATTATCTGATTCTGGGAACAGGATACCGTTACCACGAGCCTGCATTCATAAAGAATATTCAGGACAGAATTAAAAGAGATTCCAGCGGATTGTTTGATGTGAACAGGAATTATTCAATAGACCACAACGGAGGCGAAATTTACGTTCTCCACGCTGAAGTACACACCCACAGCTATATTTCTACCGATCTGGGAATGGCGGCTTACCGTAATTCCTACATCATCAATGATATTCTGGGAAGAGAGCATTATACAATTGAAAAGAAAATTGCTTTCCAGGATTTCGATGTCGAAAAATATGCTGATTTACCAACTACCAAAATTTAATTAAATGAACACCAACTTAAAAAATACAGTAAGCCAGGAAAACTGGAATCAGGCCAACAGAAACCTAATGGCCAAAACCATCGCAGAGCTGATGCATGAAGAGCTTCTCAAACCTGTGGCAACTTTTGAAGATCAGGACGGATATACCATTTTTAAACTTGAAACAGGATTTGAAAATATTACCTACAGCTTCCGCGGACAGGAAAGGATGATGGATTATTGGCATATTGATAAAAACAGTATTACAAAGACCGAAAACGGTGAAGATCTGTCTGCCGTAGATGTGGCGGCTTTCTTTCTGGAAATGCAGTCAATTTTTGATTTAGATCCTTATACCATTGCAAGATATACAGAAGAATTGCTGCATACGCTGTATTGTGATGCTTTTATTTTATCCAAAGGAGTAATGTCTTCAAAAGACCTTGCGGATGCTGATTACCAGACTGTGGAGCACAACATGACCGGACATCCGTGGGTTATTGTGAACAAAAGCCGATTGGGTTTTTCTCCACGTGATCTGAAAACATTTGCCCCTGAAGCAGATGAGAATTTAAAAGTAATCTGGCTGGCTTCCCATAAAAGCAGATCGTCATTCCAGGCTTTGGAACATATTGACCGAGAGCAGTTTTATCGTTCCGAAATAGGAGAGGATTTATATAATAATTTTCAACAACAACTGATTAGTGAAGGTAAAAATGTTGAAGATTACCACTTTATTCCTGTACATCCTTGGCAGTGGGAGCACAAGCTTCAGATTCATTTTGCCGGAGATATTGCTTCCGGACTTTTAATCCAGCTGGGAGAGGGAAGTGATACCTACAGCCCGCAGCAAAGTATCCGTACTTTATTCAATGTAGATAATCCTAAAAAGAGATACCTGAAAACAGCTGTTTCTATTCTGAGTACAGGAAATATCAGAGGATTATCACCTAAGCAGATGAAAATTGCTCCTGCCATTACAGACTGGGTAAAAGGCTTAATTAAAGATGATGCTTACCTTGAAAATAAAGAAACTATTTTCTTAGGAGAAGAAGCTGCCATCACTTATCTGCACCCACAGTACGGAACTATTGCCAGTGTTCCTTACCAATACAATGAATTCCTTGGAGCATTATGGAGAGAAAGTGCTGAAAACTATCTGAAAGAAGATGAGCAAATGGTAACCATGGCTTCTTTACTTTATGTAGATGAAAGTGGAGTTCCATTGGTTCAGGCATTTGCAGAAAAAGCAGGTGTGAGTATCAAAGAATGGATTGAAAGCTATCTTGATGCCTATCTTACCCCATTATTACACATTTATTACACCCATTCATTATGTGTAACGCCACATGGAGAAAACATTATGGTTGTTTTGAAAAATGGAATTCCAAAAAGAATCGTAATCAAAGATTTTGTGGATGATATTGTACTTACCACAGAAGCCAGAGAAAAACTTCCTGCACACCTTGCAGACGGTTTGATTCAGTCTTCCAACAAAGAAAATATCCCGTTGTTTATTTTGCTGGGTGTTTTTGATGCTTTCTTCAGATATCTGTCAAATGCATTGCATACCTATTCAGACTTTAAGGAAGAAAAATTCTGGGGACTTGTCCACAACTGTGTAGAAAATTATAAAGCTGAGAATACCCACCTTCAGGAAAGATACGAAAAGTATGACCTGTACGTGCCTGCATTTAAAAGATTCTATATCAACAGTCTGCGTCTGAAAAATAACGGTTACAGTGAAAATAAAGCATTTGCCATTCCGAGAAAAGACGGAGCACTGCCTAATCCGCTGTATCAGATTGCCAATAAAAATTCAGTAGCAGCAGTATGAGGAAATTCCTGCATATACTAAAAGAAGGAGCGGTTTTTACGTATGGAGCCATAGCCGGAAAGAAAGTTGAACTGACTTCCGGGAGTATCAACCGTTCCATCTTTAGTCTTGCCATTCCCATGGTGATGGAACTTGTTATGGAATCTGTTTTTGTGAGTGTCAATCTATTGATTATTGCAAAATTAGGCGACAAGGTTCTTGGTCTTGTGGGAATTACAGATAACTACATCAACTTTGCTTATGCTATTGCCGT is a window from the Chryseobacterium indologenes genome containing:
- a CDS encoding lysine N(6)-hydroxylase/L-ornithine N(5)-oxygenase family protein: MTNEAVYNVIGIGIGPFNLGLAALSNPISELKTLFLDQRDGFDWHPGLMIDHVTLQTPFLCDCVSMADPTNPLSLLNYLKETGRLYKFFIREDFFIPRKEYNRYCQWVIEQLPQCRFSTQVVDITYEEGLYHVTTIHTKTKETTVFKTERLILGTGTQPHIPSFIPKDDSRIIHTSSYLYRKEELLSQGKKIAIIGSGQSSAEVFYDLLQNRNEETQLGWYSRPDRFFPMEYSKLTLELTSPDYVEYFYNRSESARKTILSKQQAQFKGINYDLINDIYDFIYDLNIDNADPNLKIIPNSQLNSVDNSNPDFINLEFTQLEQEVPYNQEADYLILGTGYRYHEPAFIKNIQDRIKRDSSGLFDVNRNYSIDHNGGEIYVLHAEVHTHSYISTDLGMAAYRNSYIINDILGREHYTIEKKIAFQDFDVEKYADLPTTKI
- a CDS encoding IucA/IucC family protein — translated: MNTNLKNTVSQENWNQANRNLMAKTIAELMHEELLKPVATFEDQDGYTIFKLETGFENITYSFRGQERMMDYWHIDKNSITKTENGEDLSAVDVAAFFLEMQSIFDLDPYTIARYTEELLHTLYCDAFILSKGVMSSKDLADADYQTVEHNMTGHPWVIVNKSRLGFSPRDLKTFAPEADENLKVIWLASHKSRSSFQALEHIDREQFYRSEIGEDLYNNFQQQLISEGKNVEDYHFIPVHPWQWEHKLQIHFAGDIASGLLIQLGEGSDTYSPQQSIRTLFNVDNPKKRYLKTAVSILSTGNIRGLSPKQMKIAPAITDWVKGLIKDDAYLENKETIFLGEEAAITYLHPQYGTIASVPYQYNEFLGALWRESAENYLKEDEQMVTMASLLYVDESGVPLVQAFAEKAGVSIKEWIESYLDAYLTPLLHIYYTHSLCVTPHGENIMVVLKNGIPKRIVIKDFVDDIVLTTEAREKLPAHLADGLIQSSNKENIPLFILLGVFDAFFRYLSNALHTYSDFKEEKFWGLVHNCVENYKAENTHLQERYEKYDLYVPAFKRFYINSLRLKNNGYSENKAFAIPRKDGALPNPLYQIANKNSVAAV